The proteins below come from a single Papaver somniferum cultivar HN1 chromosome 11, ASM357369v1, whole genome shotgun sequence genomic window:
- the LOC113324792 gene encoding uncharacterized protein LOC113324792, whose translation MNVPLTFSVDDVEEEMEDHNDPLLFTLPISGWDVKKILIDEGSSVNVLFYDTFKRMKLNDEQLMSSYYNIYGFNGAATNPLGDIVLEVKARPIKVSTRFIVIDAPSPYNAIIGRRWVHKLKGVAETYHQYLRFPTPKGEIEIKGDQITARECQAQKTNSTLNKKNNVDPKGAKTKQKPKTE comes from the coding sequence ATGAATGTACCACTGACTTTTTCTGTCGACGATGTAGAAGAAGAAATGGAAGATCACAACGACCCATTATTGTTCACATTACCCATCTCAGGATGGGATGTGAAGAAGATCTTGATTGATGAGGGGAGTTCAGTCAACGTCTTATTTTATGATACTTTCAAACGAATGAAGTTAAacgatgaacaattgatgtcttCCTACTACAATATCTATGGATTCAACGGAGCAGCTACAAATCCTCTGGGGGACATCGTTCTAGAAGTCAAGGCTAGGCCGATAAAAGTAAGTACCAGATTCATCGTAATAGATGCACCatcaccttacaacgccatcattGGACGACGGTGGGtgcataaactcaagggagtagcggaaacataccaccagtacctaaGGTTCCCAACTCCCAAAGGGGAAATAGAAATCAAAGGAGATCAAATTACCGCACGAGAATGCCAAGCTCAGAAAACCAACTCAACATTGAACAAGAAGAACAACGTAGATCCCAAAGGGGCAAAAACAAAGCAGAAGCCAAAGACAGAGTAG
- the LOC113324793 gene encoding uncharacterized protein LOC113324793, with the protein MASEIKQLKAKQGGGRLEEVMRQAIITPLATHLARALIPPKYPIPAFECYDGSSDPAAYLRYFNRTMARWERDDVAMCRYFPSSLKVSTLSWFDNLPPNSIDSYSRLTEVFLETYMYNKTVNADMDKFFSLAVGLKETIREYTYRWHKIFQAIGNVIPVVSIKCYKWGLNMMSPLFVEIHGSNPTTEGDLRVIIEKHARLEEIQRENPKAQMQKSHWTNSAERASGSKRMNSTERFNEDKRGRRDDPRRDDQKL; encoded by the coding sequence ATGGCGTCAGAGATCAAGCAGTTGAAGGCAAAGCAAGGAGGAGGAAGATTGGAGGAAGTAATGAGACAAGCCATTATTACACCACTAGCTACGCACCTGGCAAGAGCTCTCATCCCCCCGAAGTACCCAATCCCAGCGTTCGAATGTTATGATGGCTCCAGCGACCCTGCAGCTTATCTTCGTTATTTTAACCGAACAATGGCCCGATGGGAGAGAGATGATGTAGCCATGTGCAGATACTTTCCTTCGAGTCTGAAGGTATCGACATTGTCATGGTTTGACAACCTACCccctaattccattgattcttacAGCCGTCTCACCGAAGTATTCTTGgaaacctacatgtacaacaagactgttaaTGCAGACATGGACAAGTTTTTCTCACTAGCAGTCGGACTCAAAGAAACAATTAGAGAGTACACCTATAGGTGGCATAAGATTTTTCAAGCGATAGGGAATGTTATCCCTGTGGTCAGCATCAAATGCTACAAATGGGGGTTGAACATGATGAGCCCACTAttcgttgagattcatggaagtaaCCCTACAACCGAAGGAGATCTTCGGGTAATCATTGAAAAACATGCCAGGTTGGAAGAAATCCAGCGGGAGAATCCCAAGGCGCAGATGCAAAAGTCTCATTGGACAAATTCAGCAGAGCGAGCCAGCGGTTCAAAAAGGATGAACTCTACCGAACGCTTCAACGAAGATAAGAGAGGACGAAGAGATGATCCTCGGCGCGATGATCAAAAATTATAA